One window from the genome of Dolosigranulum savutiense encodes:
- the coaBC gene encoding bifunctional phosphopantothenoylcysteine decarboxylase/phosphopantothenate--cysteine ligase CoaBC, producing MLEGKKIALYVTGGISAYKAVVLLRELIKQGASVRVAMTDHATEFVAPLTFSVLSKHPVYTDTFDTSQPDSIDHIALADWADHSIIAPATANILSKVANGLADDFVSTSLIATDHPLFFVPAMNNKMYQNAATQRNIKQLEADDHVVMTPDTGFLAEGYEGKGRFPEYGRIIDEFTQLVVSDRTLLAGKRFVITAGGTKEYIDPVRTLTNKSSGKMGHALADAATLAGAEVTLITTSQLPVSSLVEVIQVETAEQMLDHTTEAFQQADAVIMAAAVSDYRPENISEQKIKKQDHLTLELSLNPDILQLLGQRKKEGQLTIGFAAETDHLEQYAQDKLTKKAADMIIANDVSRQDQGFNVDQNEVTIFTKEGDRKHLPLNSKTALARDIIAFVAEYMKEGK from the coding sequence GTGTTAGAAGGGAAAAAAATTGCGTTATACGTGACGGGCGGGATTTCTGCTTATAAAGCTGTTGTATTGTTGCGCGAATTAATCAAACAAGGAGCATCGGTAAGAGTCGCGATGACTGACCATGCGACTGAATTTGTGGCTCCTTTAACATTTAGTGTGTTAAGCAAACATCCTGTTTATACAGACACCTTTGATACTTCGCAGCCAGATTCGATTGATCATATTGCGTTAGCAGATTGGGCGGATCACTCGATTATTGCTCCAGCAACTGCTAATATATTAAGCAAAGTGGCTAATGGATTGGCCGATGATTTTGTCTCGACTAGTTTAATTGCAACAGACCATCCACTATTTTTTGTGCCGGCAATGAATAATAAGATGTATCAAAATGCAGCCACGCAGCGCAATATAAAGCAGTTAGAAGCAGATGATCATGTGGTAATGACACCAGATACAGGGTTTTTGGCAGAAGGATATGAGGGGAAAGGACGCTTCCCAGAATATGGGCGCATTATTGATGAATTCACGCAATTAGTTGTCAGTGACCGTACATTATTAGCAGGGAAGCGATTTGTTATTACAGCGGGGGGAACGAAGGAATACATTGACCCCGTACGGACCTTGACGAATAAATCATCTGGCAAAATGGGTCATGCTCTAGCAGATGCAGCCACGTTAGCCGGGGCAGAGGTGACTTTAATTACAACAAGTCAGTTACCTGTCTCTAGCCTTGTTGAAGTCATTCAAGTCGAAACAGCTGAACAGATGTTAGATCATACGACAGAAGCCTTCCAACAAGCAGATGCGGTAATTATGGCAGCTGCTGTCTCAGATTATCGTCCGGAGAATATATCCGAACAAAAAATAAAAAAACAAGACCATTTGACATTAGAATTGTCCTTGAATCCCGATATCCTTCAACTATTAGGTCAACGCAAAAAAGAAGGCCAGCTTACAATCGGTTTTGCAGCTGAAACAGATCACTTAGAACAGTATGCTCAAGATAAGTTAACGAAAAAAGCAGCCGATATGATTATTGCAAATGATGTCTCGCGTCAAGATCAAGGCTTCAATGTCGATCAAAATGAAGTCACTATTTTTACGAAAGAAGGCGACCGCAAGCATTTGCCGCTTAATTCAAAAACAGCTTTAGCGCGAGATATTATAGCATTTGTTGCTGAGTACATGAAAGAAGGGAAATAA
- the rpoZ gene encoding DNA-directed RNA polymerase subunit omega, with protein sequence MLLHPSLDKLLNRIDSKYSLVMLSAKRAHQLAEDESSDGEEMLEEYQSIRNVGKALEEIEAGDLVIDSSQLNKE encoded by the coding sequence ATGTTATTACACCCTTCATTGGATAAGTTGCTTAATCGGATCGATTCAAAATATTCATTAGTAATGTTAAGTGCTAAACGAGCACACCAACTTGCTGAAGACGAATCATCAGATGGTGAGGAAATGTTAGAAGAATACCAATCTATCCGCAATGTTGGTAAAGCATTAGAAGAGATTGAAGCCGGCGATTTAGTCATTGATTCTAGCCAGCTAAATAAAGAATAA
- the fmt gene encoding methionyl-tRNA formyltransferase, protein MKKIIFMGTPQFSVPILEALCEQTGIEVQCVVTQPDRKVGRKRVLTAPPVKQCAERFGINVLQPETIRGSKELEIMKELAPDLIITAAFGQFLPKELLDLPTYGAINIHASLLPKYRGAAPIHYAIKNGDEKTGVTIMYMTPKMDAGDMLAKREMTIQDQHDTGDLFEALSLLGRDLLIDTLPKLLNGELTPVPQDESQVTYAPMISAEEEEIDWTESARAIYNKVRAFRPFPSTHTFFQGERFKLWDVAEVARHTSASPGEIIHVSSDELHVAAGDGKAIALIQVQPAGKSKMSITSYLQGTMIEEGMQFEQTNR, encoded by the coding sequence ATGAAGAAAATCATTTTTATGGGAACACCGCAATTCTCAGTGCCGATTTTAGAAGCTTTATGTGAACAAACAGGGATTGAGGTACAATGTGTGGTCACTCAACCCGATCGAAAAGTCGGGCGAAAACGTGTATTGACCGCACCACCAGTGAAACAATGTGCCGAACGGTTCGGAATTAATGTCTTGCAGCCAGAAACCATTCGTGGGTCAAAGGAATTGGAGATTATGAAAGAATTGGCGCCAGACTTAATTATAACGGCTGCATTTGGTCAGTTTTTGCCAAAAGAATTACTTGATTTGCCGACATATGGAGCAATTAATATTCATGCATCACTGTTGCCGAAATATCGCGGAGCCGCTCCGATTCATTATGCGATTAAGAATGGCGATGAGAAGACCGGTGTGACGATTATGTATATGACACCGAAGATGGATGCAGGTGACATGTTAGCGAAACGAGAAATGACCATCCAAGATCAGCACGATACGGGTGATTTATTTGAAGCATTGAGTTTATTGGGACGAGATTTATTAATCGATACCTTGCCGAAGCTATTAAATGGGGAATTGACCCCCGTACCGCAAGATGAGAGCCAAGTCACTTATGCACCGATGATTTCAGCAGAAGAGGAAGAAATTGACTGGACAGAGAGTGCGCGTGCGATTTATAATAAAGTAAGAGCCTTTAGACCGTTTCCAAGTACACATACATTTTTCCAAGGCGAGCGATTTAAGCTGTGGGATGTAGCGGAAGTAGCGCGTCATACCTCAGCTTCACCTGGGGAGATTATTCATGTGTCATCGGATGAATTACATGTTGCGGCAGGCGATGGAAAGGCGATTGCATTAATCCAGGTACAACCAGCTGGCAAGTCTAAAATGTCGATCACAAGTTATCTACAAGGA
- the priA gene encoding primosomal protein N': MPQIAEIIVDVPVMQTNSPYSYRIPPHLEQKLLPGMRVIVPFGQGDRKIQGFVVKTDDVTEFDGQLKEISQVMDLTPVLSDELIQLGEKMANETFSFRISCYQTMLPAVLRAQYDKHIIPTDALSNAERVKLFGDEAYLSWNQAEEQGILDTLLDLKQQEQVDVVYKVSDRANKKMRKYVIPLLNRAEIETALEQVRANATRQIELLEVFKQLDGAEILWQQLRDEYGITSAVLNRAEEEQWCEVREVEVYRDPFAHKAIQLSEKLELTSDQQAAYNQIAQAIQARQQDVFLLQGVTGSGKTEVYLQAIAQVLDRGEGAIMLVPEIALTPQMAYRFKSRFQEAVAVLHSGLSDGEKYDEWRKIKRGEAKVVVGARSSIFAPIDHLGLIIIDEEHETTYKQEDTPRYHARDVAMWRAAYHSCPVILGSATPSLESKARAYKGVYELLELPDRVNDKPLPPIEVVDMREEYKRGNRSSFSHVLMEQMQARIDRGEQVVLLLNRRGYSSFMMCRDCGYVLECPNCDISQTLHMDTKTMKCHYCGHEEAIPQKCPSCQSPNIRYYGTGTQKIEEELQDALPGARIIRMDVDTTRRKGAHERLLGQFEAKEADILLGTQMIAKGLDFPNVTLVGVLNADTALGLPDFRSAESTFQLLTQVSGRAGRGQKDGRVIIQTFNPGHYAIQLAQAYDYETFFKKEMHLRRLSQYSPYYFLVRVMVSHEDELTASKKMAEIVAELKPTLSDEAIILGPTPKSIARTHNRYHFQTIIKYKQEDALKTKLHQLLMASQQDIARGLYISIDPKPMNFI; encoded by the coding sequence ATGCCACAAATTGCGGAAATTATCGTCGACGTACCGGTGATGCAGACCAATAGTCCGTATAGTTACCGCATTCCTCCGCATTTAGAACAGAAATTATTACCGGGTATGCGGGTGATTGTCCCGTTCGGTCAAGGTGATCGAAAAATTCAAGGCTTTGTGGTTAAAACCGATGATGTGACTGAGTTTGATGGTCAGTTAAAAGAAATCAGCCAAGTGATGGATTTAACGCCGGTCTTGAGTGATGAATTGATTCAACTGGGTGAGAAAATGGCTAACGAGACATTTAGTTTTCGCATTAGTTGTTACCAGACAATGCTTCCGGCCGTTTTACGCGCACAATATGATAAACATATTATTCCAACTGATGCACTATCAAACGCTGAGCGGGTGAAGTTGTTCGGAGATGAGGCTTATTTATCGTGGAATCAAGCGGAAGAGCAAGGCATTTTGGATACCTTATTGGACTTAAAACAACAAGAGCAAGTGGATGTGGTTTATAAAGTATCCGATCGTGCCAATAAAAAGATGCGAAAGTATGTTATTCCACTACTGAACCGTGCTGAAATAGAAACAGCATTGGAACAAGTCCGCGCGAATGCCACCCGCCAAATTGAATTGTTAGAAGTATTTAAGCAATTGGATGGGGCTGAAATTTTATGGCAACAATTACGCGATGAGTATGGGATTACATCAGCAGTGCTGAATCGTGCCGAAGAAGAGCAGTGGTGTGAGGTGCGAGAAGTCGAAGTCTATCGTGATCCGTTTGCGCATAAAGCGATTCAGTTATCAGAGAAGTTAGAACTAACATCAGATCAGCAAGCAGCGTATAATCAGATTGCGCAGGCTATTCAAGCGCGCCAACAAGATGTTTTTTTATTACAAGGAGTAACTGGTAGCGGGAAGACCGAAGTGTATTTACAAGCGATTGCGCAAGTGCTTGATCGAGGCGAAGGAGCGATTATGCTGGTGCCTGAAATTGCACTCACCCCCCAGATGGCTTATCGGTTTAAGAGTCGCTTTCAAGAGGCGGTAGCCGTTTTACATAGTGGCTTATCAGACGGCGAGAAGTACGATGAGTGGCGCAAGATTAAGCGGGGTGAGGCAAAAGTTGTCGTTGGAGCACGCTCCAGTATTTTTGCGCCGATTGATCATCTTGGACTAATTATTATTGATGAAGAGCATGAGACCACTTATAAGCAAGAAGATACGCCCCGATATCATGCGCGTGATGTCGCGATGTGGCGGGCTGCTTACCACAGTTGTCCGGTTATTTTAGGAAGTGCGACTCCCTCGTTGGAATCAAAAGCGCGTGCTTACAAAGGGGTTTATGAACTGTTAGAATTACCTGACCGAGTGAATGATAAACCGTTGCCTCCGATTGAAGTAGTCGATATGAGAGAAGAATATAAGCGCGGTAATCGGTCGTCTTTTTCGCACGTCTTAATGGAGCAAATGCAAGCACGGATTGATCGTGGAGAACAAGTAGTCTTGCTTCTTAATCGACGCGGGTATTCATCGTTTATGATGTGCCGTGATTGTGGATATGTCTTAGAGTGTCCGAATTGTGACATTTCACAAACGCTTCATATGGATACGAAGACAATGAAATGTCACTATTGTGGGCATGAAGAAGCTATTCCTCAAAAATGCCCATCCTGTCAGAGTCCTAATATTCGTTATTACGGTACAGGAACGCAGAAGATTGAAGAAGAATTACAAGACGCGTTGCCGGGAGCCCGGATTATTCGGATGGATGTCGATACCACTCGGCGTAAGGGAGCTCATGAACGCTTATTAGGGCAGTTTGAAGCGAAAGAAGCAGATATCCTGCTCGGGACGCAGATGATCGCTAAGGGCTTGGATTTTCCTAATGTAACATTAGTTGGCGTATTGAATGCAGATACAGCACTCGGGTTGCCCGATTTTCGGTCAGCCGAGAGTACTTTTCAGTTGCTGACGCAAGTGAGTGGACGAGCAGGGCGTGGCCAAAAAGATGGTCGTGTTATTATACAGACATTTAATCCTGGACATTATGCGATTCAATTAGCGCAAGCCTATGATTATGAGACGTTTTTCAAAAAAGAGATGCATCTAAGGCGACTGAGTCAGTATAGCCCGTATTATTTTTTAGTGCGGGTGATGGTGAGTCATGAGGATGAATTGACAGCTAGCAAGAAGATGGCTGAGATTGTCGCTGAGCTAAAACCAACGTTAAGTGATGAGGCGATTATTTTAGGACCAACCCCTAAGAGTATTGCTCGAACACATAATCGCTATCATTTTCAGACTATTATTAAATATAAACAAGAAGATGCTTTAAAAACTAAATTGCACCAACTACTTATGGCGAGTCAACAAGACATCGCTCGGGGATTATATATTTCAATTGATCCCAAACCGATGAATTTTATTTAA
- the gmk gene encoding guanylate kinase, whose amino-acid sequence MVGRGLLLVLSGPSGVGKGTVRKHIFDHYNNDFDYSVSMTTRDKREGEVEGHDYYFRSREAFEQLIESGGLLEYAEYVGNYYGTPLEYVNETLEAGRDVFLEIEVQGALKVRNKMPEAIFIFLSPPNLGELENRITGRGTDSSDMIKKRMKKAVDELKLIQYYDYVVENDDVDKAAQKIRHIIESEHLKVSRNLGAYTKIIEEMN is encoded by the coding sequence GTGGTGGGACGTGGATTATTACTTGTTCTCTCCGGCCCGTCAGGTGTGGGGAAGGGAACAGTCCGTAAACATATTTTTGATCATTATAATAATGATTTTGATTATTCAGTATCGATGACAACGCGAGATAAGCGAGAGGGAGAAGTTGAAGGACATGATTATTACTTTCGGTCACGTGAAGCGTTCGAACAATTGATCGAGAGTGGTGGCTTACTAGAGTATGCCGAATATGTTGGCAACTATTATGGCACCCCCCTTGAGTATGTAAATGAAACATTAGAAGCAGGTCGCGATGTGTTTTTGGAGATTGAAGTGCAAGGCGCGTTGAAAGTACGCAATAAGATGCCAGAAGCGATTTTTATCTTTTTATCACCGCCTAATTTAGGTGAATTAGAGAATCGGATAACTGGTCGTGGCACAGATAGCAGTGATATGATCAAAAAACGCATGAAAAAAGCAGTCGACGAATTGAAACTCATTCAGTATTACGATTATGTTGTTGAGAATGATGATGTCGATAAAGCGGCACAAAAAATTAGACATATTATTGAAAGCGAACATTTGAAAGTGTCTCGTAATTTAGGAGCGTATACAAAAATTATTGAGGAGATGAATTAA
- a CDS encoding V-type ATP synthase subunit D, which produces MAKKLNVNPTRMELSNLKDRLELASRGHKLLKDKRDELMRQFIGLIKKNNELREEVEEKLKQGMQSFSIAKSLLHENYLEELMAIPSRSVQLNLDQKNIMSVRVPQMTFDYSSDASDISSIEYGYLNSNGELDRTFKQFIDVMPDMLELAEIEKSCQLMADEIEKTRRRVNALEHMTIPRLEETIYFIEMKLEEKERASITRLMKVKDMGEEKNNSLSE; this is translated from the coding sequence ATGGCGAAGAAACTAAATGTCAACCCTACCCGAATGGAGCTGTCTAACTTAAAGGACCGGCTCGAACTCGCTTCTCGTGGGCACAAGTTGTTGAAAGACAAACGTGATGAGTTAATGCGACAATTTATCGGACTTATTAAGAAAAACAACGAATTACGAGAAGAAGTAGAAGAAAAGTTGAAGCAAGGTATGCAATCTTTCTCGATTGCCAAATCCTTACTTCATGAGAATTATCTCGAAGAATTAATGGCTATTCCATCTCGAAGTGTTCAATTAAATCTAGATCAGAAAAACATTATGAGTGTACGTGTGCCACAGATGACGTTTGATTATAGTAGTGATGCGAGTGATATTTCCAGTATTGAATACGGGTATTTAAACTCGAATGGGGAACTTGATCGTACGTTCAAACAGTTTATCGATGTCATGCCTGATATGTTGGAGTTGGCTGAAATTGAGAAATCTTGTCAACTAATGGCTGATGAGATTGAGAAGACGCGTCGACGCGTTAATGCCCTTGAGCATATGACCATTCCACGTCTAGAGGAGACCATTTACTTTATTGAGATGAAACTAGAAGAGAAAGAGCGGGCAAGTATTACCCGCTTAATGAAAGTCAAAGATATGGGAGAAGAGAAAAACAATTCTCTCAGTGAATAA